Genomic window (Paenibacillus sp. 37):
GTGAGTATGAATTACAGTGTAAGTGTAAGTATAGACGTCTATTGCCTGATCGGGGCGAAGGCGTCTTTTTGATGTTCATGATGCAACCTTACAACATTGTCATGTTGATGAAAGGTTAAACCATAGGAGAATGGCTGAAACTTCGATAGACTGTAGTCATAAGAGTACAGGAAAGGCCACGCACAATACGCATGCACACAGCATGAAAAGTAACTTGATTTTGAATTCATACATCACTAAGGAGTTGTAACCATGGAGATTTGTTCTGTGAAACAGATCAGTAAAATCTACAAAGGCATCGTATCTTATGAAGCGTTATCAGGTATTGACCTCAGTATTCAGGAAGGTGAGTTTGTTGGCATCATGGGACCATCGGGTAGTGGCAAAACAACGCTGCTGAACATGATCTCAACCATTGATCATCCAACATCAGGCGAACTGCGGATTGCAGGGAAGAATCCGTTTGAATTGAATCAGGATGAACTCGCTCTGTTCCGCCGCAAAGAGCTTGGGTTCGTTTTTCAATCGTTCAATCTGTTAAATACCCTGACAGTCAAGGAAAACATTGTTCTGCCACTGACTCTTGACGGTGTTTCGCTAGCAGAGATGAACACACGTGTGGAACAGCTGGCAAGCAAGCTGGGGATCGAGGGTATTCTGAACAAACGGACATATGAGATATCAGGAGGACAGGCACAGCGTACGGCCATTGCCAGAGCGCTTATCCATTCCCCGAAGCTGATTCTGGCCGATGAGCCAACAGGCAACCTGGATTCGAAGGCGGCAAGAGATGTCATGGAGATTCTCGAAACTCGCAATCAGGAGGATCGGGCTACGATGCTATTGGTCACTCATGATGCAGTAGCTGCAAGTTATTGCAGTCGGGTTGTCTTTATCAAGGATGGCAAACTGTATAATGAAATTCACTATGGCGATAATCGCGCAGCCTTTTACCAGAAGATTATTAATGTATTATCCCTAATGGGAGGTTCAGGACATGAATTTTCGCCAGTTCGCCATTAATAACGTTGTTCGCAACAAACGAATTTATCTGGCTCATTTTCTGAGCAGTACATTTTCCGTTATGATCTTTTTTACTTACGCATTGCTCCTGTTCCATCCCGATTTGAAAGCGGGGTTAAAGGGATCAAGTGGGACGGTTACGTTGCTTGCGAATCAGGGGTTTGTGATTGCAGAGATCATTATATTCATCTTTTCATTCCTGTTCCTGCTCTACTCCGTTGGTTCATTTCTGAAGACGCGCAAAAAGGAATTTGGTATCTTCCTGATCATTGGCATGACACGTAAACAGATGAACAGACTTCTGTTTATGGAGAACATGTGTATCGGATTAGCTTCCATCATTACCGGGATTGGACTCGGAATTATTTTCGGCAAATTGATCCTGCTGATCTGTGGCTCCATGCTGGCTGTTGAGAACAGCCTTCGATTCTATTTTCCGCTAAAAGGCATTGCCCTGACGGCTGGTGCATTTCTGCTGCTGTTTGTTATCATTGCGATGTCGTCATCCTTGCTCATACGGAAAGGTTCGCTAATTGACCTTGTGAAATCAGAGGAAAAACCGAAACCGGAACCCAAAGCCTCACGTCTGCTCGCCTTGTTATCCGTATTGTTAATTGGTGGGGGTTATGCAGGAGTATTCACTTTTGTATGGATAAGCTTCTCCTTTCCGTTATTACTCGCAAGTGTCGTGGTTGTTATTGCAGGTACGTACTTTCTGTTCACACAGCTCAGTGTATACATCATTCGGACACTGAAAAGAAATCCAAGGTTGTTTTTCCGTAAAACCAATCTGCTCTTCCTATCTGAACTTACCTATCGAATGAAAGATAACGCCATCATGTTTTTCATGGTAAGTATCATTTCAGCTTCTTCATTTACGGGAATTGGCACCATGCTTGCTATTGCTGACCCGGGGTTGTCGTCCATGTCGAATCCGTACGCATTCAGTTATATGAATAACTGGGATACTCCCAACTCCGAGCGACATATTCGGCAGATTGAAGAAACGTTGATTGATCATCAAGTTCCCTACGTAAAGGGCAGTTATGTTCATATATCTGAAAATAATAATGGAAGGATCATCAAACTGAGTGATTATAACCGTCTGGCGAAGGCACTTGGGTACGAAGAACGTACGTTGAAACAGGTTGATGAGTCATTTATGACACCAAGTAATTTGGCGGTTCGTAAGAAGTACCGTGAACAGGCTGAACAAAGATTCTCAGGGGCGGAGGTCAAGCTGGAGATTGATAATCGGTCGGAACAGATTCGGCTAGTGACACCTGGTACCGATATTGTGATTCCTTATCAAAATGAAATTAATCTCTACGTTGTAACCAACGAATTGTTTGAGAAGTTGAGACCGGCGTATAACGAGGAAGTGGGGATGCCTGAAGATTTCTATTCCATGCGAACGACGCAATTTGTCGTAAAAGATTGGATGAGTACACGCAGCTTTGCTCCTGAATTGATCAAATCCATTCAAGATGATCATTCGGACAAAGGTTATTACGAGGTCAGCGCGCTTGTGGTGGACTGGCTTAATTCCAAACAAACAAACGGGATCATTCTGATCTTGAGCGGTCTGATTGGCATTGTTTTCTTCACCTTTGCAGCAAGTTTCACGTATTTCAGACTTTACGCAGATCTAGAACGGGATGAAGCGCAGTATCGCATGATTGGCAAAATGGGACTGAGTCGTCCCGAACTCCGTAAGATCGTAACAAGGCAGCTATTGCTTATGTTCTTCCTGCCGATTCTGGTGGCGGTCATCCACAGCTCGGTCGCTTTTGTAGCGTTGCAGCAGCTGGTTGATTTCTCGGTCTTCGGATACAGTCTACGCATCTTCCTGGTCTTTGCTTCCATGCAGATCCTGTATTTTGCACTTGTGCGCTGGCGGTACCTGCGTCACATGTATTCCAAATTAGTCTAACATAGCATGGCCCAACAGACACCGGACTCATCGCTCGGTGTCTGTTGACTTTTCTAGCTAAGGCACAGTACTATTTCATTAGATACAGAATGTATCATTACATAGTTTCTCAAGCAGTTAGAAGGATGGAGTTACAGAAATGTCAGGCCGGTGCCTGAGAGGGAGGACATATCATGAGTATCACGATGTCTCGTGGACAAGCTTACATTCAACGTTTGAATGATGAGCGGAATGTATGGCTGGACGGAGAGCGTATCCAGGTAACTGGGCATCAGGCCTTTCAGGGAACACTTCAAACCATAGAAGGTTTGTTCAATCTGGTGGATGACCCGGAGACAAGGGAAACCGTGGCCTATTGGGACGAACAGACGGGAAGTTACGTGCATCGCTCTTTTCTAGTACCCCGTTCACTTCCTGACGTGAAGAGCAGGGCGGATGCTTTTCGGCTGTGGGCCGATCGGACGTATGGGGTGATGAGCCGATTGTCTGATTATGCTCGATCCCGGCTGACCGGTTGGTATGCAACACGACATGAGATGACATCACATGACCCGGCATTTGCAGACAAAATATCGACTTATTACGAACAAGCCAAACGAAAAGATGCATTCCTGACAATTGTCCAGCGGGACCCACAGATTAATCGTTCCTTGCCTGTTGGAGAAGATGAGGATGCCATGCTGCGAATTGTCCAAAGCAATACGGAGGGTGTGGTGATCCGCGGGGCCAAAATGGTGGCAACAGCAGCGCCTTATGCCGATGATATCATTGCTTATCCCGTTCAACGAATTCCAGGCCACCTGCCAGAGCTGGCCCATATGGTCATTGTAGCCGCGGACAGTCCGGGCTTGCACATGATGTGTCGTGAATCTTTTGCCACAAAAGATACAGATAAATCACATCCACTCAGTGCGCAGTATGATGAGATGGATGCTGTATTATTTTTTGACGATGTATTTGTGCCCTGGGAACGTGTATTACTGCACAATAACCCTGAAGCCGTATGGCAGATTCGCTGCAATACAGCATCGGCCAGTCTGGCCTACCATCAGAGTGTCATTCGATTACACTCGAAACTGGAATTCATTACAGCTGTGACCTCAGCCATTGCCAAGGAGATCGGGGTGGACTCCTTCCTGAATGTACAGGAACAACTCGGAGAGCTGATCAGTCAGATGCAGACTATCGAGGGACTGATTATTGCTGCTGAAGTACAGTCCAAGCCGGACGCATTTGGCAACTGGCTGCCGGAATTCAAATATATTGAAACCGCACGTAATCTGGGCAATCACTATTATCCCCGCGCGGTGGAGATTTTGAAGACCATTGCTGCGGGTGGTCTGATTCAGATTCCTTCAGGTACGTTTGAGATGAATGAAATGATGGGTTCCATGGTTGGCAAATATCTTGGTGGAGTAACGATGCAAGCCACGGAGAAGATTCGACTCTTTCAACTCGCATGGGAGCTGACCGGAAGTCCACTCGGAGCAAGGCATGATCTATATGAACGTTTCTACGCGGGTGATCCCGTGCGCAATCGGGCGAACCAATATGTGCAGTATGACAAGGAACGTTTATTTGGGAAAGTTGAGCCGTGGCTTCGTTTGCTTAAGGACTAATCTGATGATCTAATACAAATGGTCCGAATGAAGATTGAAAAGCCTGAATGAAGAACGAAAAGCTTGAATGAAGGCTGAAAACAGCCCTATTTTATTTAATGCCTTGGCCTAAGCCAGGGCTCTATTTCTATTTATTTAGATTATCTTTAGAAATGATTTAGGTTGAATTAAGAGACGTAGTATATAGTAATAATGTAGAGATAGGCATAGAGTATAGGAAATGAGAGGAAAAACATGAGATACACCGTATTAATTGCAGATGACGAACCAGAGATTGTTGAACTGCTTCAACTATATCTGGAGAAGGACTATACCATTAAGACTGCGGTGAATGGAGCCGAGGCATTACAATGCATACGTTCAACACAGATCGATCTGGTCATACTGGACATCATGATGCCTGTAATGGATGGATTGCAGTTGATCAAACAGATCAGGGCCACATATCACATGCCTGTACTGTTCCTATCCGCCAAAAGTCAGGATCACGATAAAATCCTTGGACTTGGACTTGGGGCAGACGATTATATAGCGAAGCCGTTCAACCCGCTTGAGATTGTTGCCAGAGTAGAGGCGTTGCTCAGAAGAGTTAATCAATTTGATGCAGCGGAGATCCCCAGTGCGAAAGAACAAAATCTGGTATTGGGTGATCTGACGCTGGATCGATCCCAATGTATCCTTTTTCGTTCAGGAAATCCTGTAACATTGACCTCTACAGAGTATAAAATTATGGAATTGTTGCTTCATCAACCTGGCCGAGTGTTCACCCGTAAAAAAATATACGAAGCGGTCTGGGGCGATTATTATGCGCACGAGGACAGCACAATTATGGTACATATCAGCAACATTCGGGAGAAGATCGAGCGTGACTCCAGACAACCGGAATATCTCAAAACGATAAGGGGACTGGGATACAAAATTGAAGCGCCCATGGAAAGCTAGAGAAAAGCGACTGTTGCAGACATCTCTGACACTGGACTTCTTGCTGTTCAACTTCTTTTTGCTGTTACTGGTATTGATCGTGTACCTTATGGTTTCACTGGATGTCGTGGATTTTCGCATTTCGGATCAGGTGGTTGATCCAGATCTGAATGTTGAAGCCCACGTGTATGTAGCAGAGCTGGAGAACGAATTTTATTCCGGTGGAGGTTCGGTGTCGAAAGGCAAAGACACAGAGATTCAACGTCTCAAGGACAGCGGTGGCTGGATTGAAATTCTGGATGCCAATCGCAATGTCATTCGTCATGTGGGAGACAAGCAAGATGCGTTCACGCAATACAGTGAAGCGGATCTGTATGATGGACTGGAAAATCGGAGTGACCAGGAATACTATTATTCGATCACTCCTCTCTCGACAGAAGGAGCGGCAGCGTATGTATTGCTCAAAATCCCGCGTGATCTGGTCAGCGTGCGAATTAATGATAATCAGTTGATTACCAATCTGAAGCATCCACTATCCTTTTACATTATGATTGGCATCGGTTTGGTTTTATTATTGATCTTTGTCTATAGCTATTGGGTCGCACGGAGAATCAAAAAACCACTCAGCATCCTCTCCTCGGGTCTTACGCAGATGATACAAGGGAATTATAGTACACGGATGTCGATCTCTGCCGAGAGGGAGTTTGTCCAGATTGGTGAGACCTTCAACTACATGGCGGACGTCATTGAGAACACCTCTGCGGAGAAACGTTACGCCGAAGAGAGCAAACAGCGACTGATTGTAGATTTATCACATGATCTGAAGACACCGATAACATCCATACAGGGATATGCGCAGGCATTGGTGGAAGGACGTGGAGAGGACAAGGACAGGCAGCAAAGATATCTGGGATACATCTATAACAAATCCGTTCAAGTTGCACGCATGATACAGAATATGCTGGAGCTGCTCAAGGTGGATTCGCCCGATTTTCGCATGCATATT
Coding sequences:
- a CDS encoding ABC transporter permease — encoded protein: MNFRQFAINNVVRNKRIYLAHFLSSTFSVMIFFTYALLLFHPDLKAGLKGSSGTVTLLANQGFVIAEIIIFIFSFLFLLYSVGSFLKTRKKEFGIFLIIGMTRKQMNRLLFMENMCIGLASIITGIGLGIIFGKLILLICGSMLAVENSLRFYFPLKGIALTAGAFLLLFVIIAMSSSLLIRKGSLIDLVKSEEKPKPEPKASRLLALLSVLLIGGGYAGVFTFVWISFSFPLLLASVVVVIAGTYFLFTQLSVYIIRTLKRNPRLFFRKTNLLFLSELTYRMKDNAIMFFMVSIISASSFTGIGTMLAIADPGLSSMSNPYAFSYMNNWDTPNSERHIRQIEETLIDHQVPYVKGSYVHISENNNGRIIKLSDYNRLAKALGYEERTLKQVDESFMTPSNLAVRKKYREQAEQRFSGAEVKLEIDNRSEQIRLVTPGTDIVIPYQNEINLYVVTNELFEKLRPAYNEEVGMPEDFYSMRTTQFVVKDWMSTRSFAPELIKSIQDDHSDKGYYEVSALVVDWLNSKQTNGIILILSGLIGIVFFTFAASFTYFRLYADLERDEAQYRMIGKMGLSRPELRKIVTRQLLLMFFLPILVAVIHSSVAFVALQQLVDFSVFGYSLRIFLVFASMQILYFALVRWRYLRHMYSKLV
- a CDS encoding 4-hydroxyphenylacetate 3-hydroxylase family protein; protein product: MSITMSRGQAYIQRLNDERNVWLDGERIQVTGHQAFQGTLQTIEGLFNLVDDPETRETVAYWDEQTGSYVHRSFLVPRSLPDVKSRADAFRLWADRTYGVMSRLSDYARSRLTGWYATRHEMTSHDPAFADKISTYYEQAKRKDAFLTIVQRDPQINRSLPVGEDEDAMLRIVQSNTEGVVIRGAKMVATAAPYADDIIAYPVQRIPGHLPELAHMVIVAADSPGLHMMCRESFATKDTDKSHPLSAQYDEMDAVLFFDDVFVPWERVLLHNNPEAVWQIRCNTASASLAYHQSVIRLHSKLEFITAVTSAIAKEIGVDSFLNVQEQLGELISQMQTIEGLIIAAEVQSKPDAFGNWLPEFKYIETARNLGNHYYPRAVEILKTIAAGGLIQIPSGTFEMNEMMGSMVGKYLGGVTMQATEKIRLFQLAWELTGSPLGARHDLYERFYAGDPVRNRANQYVQYDKERLFGKVEPWLRLLKD
- a CDS encoding sensor histidine kinase; the protein is MKRPWKAREKRLLQTSLTLDFLLFNFFLLLLVLIVYLMVSLDVVDFRISDQVVDPDLNVEAHVYVAELENEFYSGGGSVSKGKDTEIQRLKDSGGWIEILDANRNVIRHVGDKQDAFTQYSEADLYDGLENRSDQEYYYSITPLSTEGAAAYVLLKIPRDLVSVRINDNQLITNLKHPLSFYIMIGIGLVLLLIFVYSYWVARRIKKPLSILSSGLTQMIQGNYSTRMSISAEREFVQIGETFNYMADVIENTSAEKRYAEESKQRLIVDLSHDLKTPITSIQGYAQALVEGRGEDKDRQQRYLGYIYNKSVQVARMIQNMLELLKVDSPDFRMHIQRREIGEFVREIMADTYGEIEQKQFVLHVLVPDEVIYARYDPELLSRVIQNLITNALSYNPIGTELRVELIPLHTHVVIEVADTGVGIPQELWSTIFDPFVRGDEARTATGGTGLGLSIARRNTEKMGGRLILSRRGRETTVFTIEIPN
- a CDS encoding response regulator transcription factor; this translates as MRYTVLIADDEPEIVELLQLYLEKDYTIKTAVNGAEALQCIRSTQIDLVILDIMMPVMDGLQLIKQIRATYHMPVLFLSAKSQDHDKILGLGLGADDYIAKPFNPLEIVARVEALLRRVNQFDAAEIPSAKEQNLVLGDLTLDRSQCILFRSGNPVTLTSTEYKIMELLLHQPGRVFTRKKIYEAVWGDYYAHEDSTIMVHISNIREKIERDSRQPEYLKTIRGLGYKIEAPMES
- a CDS encoding ABC transporter ATP-binding protein, with translation MEICSVKQISKIYKGIVSYEALSGIDLSIQEGEFVGIMGPSGSGKTTLLNMISTIDHPTSGELRIAGKNPFELNQDELALFRRKELGFVFQSFNLLNTLTVKENIVLPLTLDGVSLAEMNTRVEQLASKLGIEGILNKRTYEISGGQAQRTAIARALIHSPKLILADEPTGNLDSKAARDVMEILETRNQEDRATMLLVTHDAVAASYCSRVVFIKDGKLYNEIHYGDNRAAFYQKIINVLSLMGGSGHEFSPVRH